A stretch of Gemmobacter fulvus DNA encodes these proteins:
- the ygfZ gene encoding CAF17-like 4Fe-4S cluster assembly/insertion protein YgfZ translates to MMGETAPHRRLVALQGPDALTFLQGLVSNDVLPLTKAEGVVYTALLSPQGKYLADFFVVQTGGQVLLDLPESLADGILRRLTLYRLRAAVSFAPCDLSVTRGLGEPPAGALPDPRHSALGWRAYGAPGAAPQIDWDAIRVAHVIPETGIELIPDETFILEAGFETLHGVDFRKGCYVGQEVTARMKHKTELRKGLIRVGVSGSAPPGTPILMADGREAGTLYTQSGGAALAHLRFDRLSGPLTAGDASLMAA, encoded by the coding sequence ATGATGGGCGAAACCGCGCCGCACCGCCGCCTTGTCGCGCTGCAAGGCCCCGATGCGCTGACCTTCCTGCAAGGGCTGGTCAGCAATGACGTGCTGCCGCTGACCAAGGCCGAGGGGGTGGTCTATACCGCGCTGCTGTCGCCGCAGGGCAAATATCTTGCCGATTTCTTTGTGGTGCAGACCGGCGGGCAGGTGCTGCTAGATCTGCCCGAGTCGCTGGCCGATGGCATCCTGCGCCGCCTGACGCTGTATCGGCTGCGCGCCGCCGTCAGCTTTGCGCCCTGTGACCTCAGCGTGACCCGTGGCCTTGGTGAACCGCCTGCCGGGGCCCTGCCCGACCCGCGCCACAGCGCGCTTGGCTGGCGCGCCTATGGCGCCCCCGGCGCGGCACCGCAGATCGACTGGGATGCGATCCGCGTGGCCCATGTGATCCCCGAAACCGGGATCGAACTGATCCCCGACGAGACCTTCATTCTAGAAGCCGGGTTCGAGACGCTGCATGGCGTCGATTTCCGCAAGGGCTGTTACGTCGGGCAGGAAGTGACCGCGCGCATGAAACACAAAACGGAACTGCGCAAGGGCCTGATCCGCGTCGGAGTCAGCGGCAGCGCCCCGCCCGGCACGCCGATCCTGATGGCGGACGGGCGCGAGGCGGGCACGCTTTACACCCAGTCGGGCGGTGCCGCGCTGGCGCATCTGCGATTTGACCGGCTGTCCGGCCCGCTGACCGCCGGGGACGCCAGCCTGATGGCCGCCTGA